In a single window of the Gossypium hirsutum isolate 1008001.06 chromosome A13, Gossypium_hirsutum_v2.1, whole genome shotgun sequence genome:
- the LOC107895107 gene encoding NAC domain-containing protein 30 isoform X1 codes for MFSRSRSMMELESCVPPGFRFHPTEEELVGYYLRRKINSLKIDLDVIIEIDLYKMEPWDIQARCNVGNEEQSEWYFFSYKDRKYPTGTRTNRATAAGFWKATGRDKSVLSKNSIIGMRKTLVFYKGRAPNGRKTDWIMHEYRLQTSEHGPPQEEGWVVCRAFRKPCPNQRQGFEAWSHGYYMRDNSQVRPPVSLSDIATTSHLHLRRNQGSSFYESYGSEQELVSNTHNFLDNQQVIELPQLDSPITVSPSLAEKEVFHCDEEKSNESSQIHIIDWKNFDNLFNSQLTDTTSYPYQTAALIPQNDELEAQQHHLLGCFPGS; via the exons ATGTTTTCCAGGAGTAGATCCATGATGGAATTGGAATCATGTGTGCCACCAGGCTTTAGATTTCATCCCACTGAAGAAGAACTTGTAGGATATTATCTCAGAAGAAAGATTAACTCACTCAAAATTGATCTAGATGTTATTATCGAGATTGATCTATACAAGATGGAGCCATGGGATATCCAAG CAAGATGTAATGTAGGGAATGAAGAGCAAAGCGAGTGGTACTTCTTCAGTTATAAAGATAGGAAGTATCCAACAGGGACAAGGACAAACAGAGCCACTGCAGCTGGGTTTTGGAAGGCAACAGGGAGGGATAAATCTGTGCTTTCAAAGAACAGTATTATAGGGATGAGAAAGACCCTGGTTTTCTATAAGGGTCGTGCACCTAATGGTAGGAAAACTGATTGGATCATGCATGAGTATCGCCTCCAGACTTCTGAACATGGACCGCCCCAG GAAGAAGGATGGGTGGTGTGCCGGGCATTTAGAAAGCCATGTCCTAATCAAAGGCAAGGCTTTGAAGCATGGAGCCATGGTTACTATATGAGAGATAACAGCCAAGTTAGGCCTCCCGTTTCCCTTTCAGATATAGCAACTACATCTCATCTTCATCTTCGCAGGAATCAAGGATCAAGTTTTTATGAATCCTATGGTTCGGAGCAAGAGCTTGTTTCCAACACTCACAATTTTTTGGACAACCAACAAGTGATTGAGCTTCCACAACTGGATAGCCCCATTACTGTTTCACCAAGTTTAGCAGAAAAAGAAGTTTTTCATTGTGATGAAGAAAAGAGCAATGAGAGTAGTCAAATACATATAATCGACTGGAAGAACTTTGATAACTTGTTTAACTCTCAGCTCACTGATACAACATCTTATCCATATCAAACTGCGGCACTAATACCCCAAAATGATGAACTAGAGGCCCAACAACACCATCTCCTAGGTTGCTTCCCTGGATCATAG
- the LOC107895107 gene encoding NAC domain-containing protein 30 isoform X2: protein MMELESCVPPGFRFHPTEEELVGYYLRRKINSLKIDLDVIIEIDLYKMEPWDIQARCNVGNEEQSEWYFFSYKDRKYPTGTRTNRATAAGFWKATGRDKSVLSKNSIIGMRKTLVFYKGRAPNGRKTDWIMHEYRLQTSEHGPPQEEGWVVCRAFRKPCPNQRQGFEAWSHGYYMRDNSQVRPPVSLSDIATTSHLHLRRNQGSSFYESYGSEQELVSNTHNFLDNQQVIELPQLDSPITVSPSLAEKEVFHCDEEKSNESSQIHIIDWKNFDNLFNSQLTDTTSYPYQTAALIPQNDELEAQQHHLLGCFPGS, encoded by the exons ATGATGGAATTGGAATCATGTGTGCCACCAGGCTTTAGATTTCATCCCACTGAAGAAGAACTTGTAGGATATTATCTCAGAAGAAAGATTAACTCACTCAAAATTGATCTAGATGTTATTATCGAGATTGATCTATACAAGATGGAGCCATGGGATATCCAAG CAAGATGTAATGTAGGGAATGAAGAGCAAAGCGAGTGGTACTTCTTCAGTTATAAAGATAGGAAGTATCCAACAGGGACAAGGACAAACAGAGCCACTGCAGCTGGGTTTTGGAAGGCAACAGGGAGGGATAAATCTGTGCTTTCAAAGAACAGTATTATAGGGATGAGAAAGACCCTGGTTTTCTATAAGGGTCGTGCACCTAATGGTAGGAAAACTGATTGGATCATGCATGAGTATCGCCTCCAGACTTCTGAACATGGACCGCCCCAG GAAGAAGGATGGGTGGTGTGCCGGGCATTTAGAAAGCCATGTCCTAATCAAAGGCAAGGCTTTGAAGCATGGAGCCATGGTTACTATATGAGAGATAACAGCCAAGTTAGGCCTCCCGTTTCCCTTTCAGATATAGCAACTACATCTCATCTTCATCTTCGCAGGAATCAAGGATCAAGTTTTTATGAATCCTATGGTTCGGAGCAAGAGCTTGTTTCCAACACTCACAATTTTTTGGACAACCAACAAGTGATTGAGCTTCCACAACTGGATAGCCCCATTACTGTTTCACCAAGTTTAGCAGAAAAAGAAGTTTTTCATTGTGATGAAGAAAAGAGCAATGAGAGTAGTCAAATACATATAATCGACTGGAAGAACTTTGATAACTTGTTTAACTCTCAGCTCACTGATACAACATCTTATCCATATCAAACTGCGGCACTAATACCCCAAAATGATGAACTAGAGGCCCAACAACACCATCTCCTAGGTTGCTTCCCTGGATCATAG